The proteins below are encoded in one region of Deltaproteobacteria bacterium:
- a CDS encoding alpha-E domain-containing protein, whose protein sequence is MLSRVANSIYWMCRYVERAENVARFISVNLNLLLDMPMEAGKHWEPLVITTGDQVQYEKRYPSYARESVIRFLTFDREYSNSIISCLAMARENGRSIREIISSEMWEHLNNFYLELTEEDSMAMALEDPHRFFKIIQMRSHLFTGLMESTMSHGEAWNFARIGMMLERADKTSRILDVKYFMLLPRADLVNTPIDNIQWTAVLKSASAFEMYRKQHHRITPRNVADFLIFDNSFPRSIRSCISRAMACLHRIGGTTPGAAHNPAEKHLGRLEADLEYTDIDEVIDQGIHEYLDCLQVRLNQVDAAIGTTFFNLKPLIEAASQDQ, encoded by the coding sequence ATGCTCAGCCGAGTAGCAAACTCGATTTACTGGATGTGCCGATATGTCGAACGGGCGGAAAACGTAGCCCGTTTCATCAGCGTTAATTTGAATCTGTTGCTGGACATGCCGATGGAAGCAGGGAAACACTGGGAACCCCTGGTTATCACCACCGGGGACCAAGTGCAATATGAGAAGCGTTACCCGAGCTATGCCCGGGAATCTGTAATCCGGTTCCTGACTTTCGACCGTGAATACTCAAATTCAATTATCAGCTGCCTGGCGATGGCCCGGGAAAATGGACGCTCCATTCGGGAGATTATCTCTTCGGAGATGTGGGAGCATCTCAATAATTTTTATCTCGAGCTGACCGAGGAGGACAGCATGGCCATGGCCCTTGAGGATCCTCACCGCTTTTTCAAGATCATTCAGATGAGAAGCCATCTGTTTACCGGGCTGATGGAATCCACCATGAGTCATGGCGAAGCCTGGAATTTCGCCCGGATCGGGATGATGCTCGAACGGGCGGACAAAACCTCCCGAATACTGGACGTGAAATATTTCATGTTGCTGCCCCGGGCGGACCTGGTCAACACGCCCATCGACAATATCCAGTGGACGGCGGTGCTCAAATCCGCAAGCGCATTCGAGATGTACCGAAAGCAGCATCACCGTATCACGCCCCGCAATGTGGCCGATTTCCTGATTTTCGACAATAGTTTTCCCCGCTCCATCCGGTCATGCATTTCCAGGGCTATGGCATGCCTGCATCGTATCGGCGGCACCACACCCGGCGCGGCACACAATCCGGCGGAAAAGCATCTGGGCCGCCTGGAAGCGGACCTGGAGTATACTGATATCGACGAAGTCATTGATCAGGGCATTCATGAATATCTGGACTGCCTGCAGGTTCGGCTCAACCAGGTCGATGCGGCCATTGGAACGACCTTTTTCAACCTGAAGCCTCTGATCGAAGCGGCGAGCCAGGACCAATGA